From Cellulomonas oligotrophica, a single genomic window includes:
- a CDS encoding ABC transporter permease, which yields MRTVDVVTQAVAGTFRAKLRTSLTVLAISIGAFTLSLTNGVGTGINAYIDDTVASIGADDVLTVTRTVEASAPTDGPQEYDPDAAAQDPGAGGDPFAEQADPLTEDDLATIADVEGVERVEPTRSVGVDYVQHDDGTRYELALSPIVAGMQVELEAGDQVDLEGSEPEVVLPESYVEPLGFDAAEDAVGATVTLAVTDAEGTQSTVDATVVGVAAPGLVSLTGAVPNDALTLALADLQQVGVPDDQEPTYASASVWFDATAGEEHEAAVVEALDDAGYTATTLEDQLGTFTSVIDTIVLVLNGFAIIALVAAGIGIINTLFMSVQERTREIGLMKAMGLASGRVFALFSLEAVTIGLVGSAVGVLAAMGAAQVIGVALADSLLADLPGLTLVAFDPVSVVAVVVGVMAIAFLAGTLPALRAARQDPIESLRYE from the coding sequence ATGAGGACCGTCGACGTGGTGACCCAGGCGGTCGCCGGCACGTTCCGGGCCAAGCTCCGCACGAGCCTGACGGTGCTGGCCATCTCGATCGGCGCGTTCACGCTGTCCCTGACGAACGGGGTCGGCACGGGCATCAACGCGTACATCGACGACACGGTGGCGTCGATCGGCGCGGACGACGTGCTGACGGTGACCCGGACGGTCGAGGCGAGCGCCCCGACGGACGGCCCCCAGGAGTACGACCCGGACGCGGCCGCGCAGGACCCGGGTGCGGGTGGCGACCCGTTCGCGGAGCAGGCCGACCCGTTGACCGAGGACGACCTGGCGACGATCGCGGACGTCGAGGGCGTCGAGCGGGTCGAGCCGACCCGCTCCGTGGGCGTCGACTACGTGCAGCACGACGACGGGACGCGCTACGAGCTGGCGCTGTCGCCGATCGTCGCGGGCATGCAGGTCGAGCTCGAGGCGGGCGACCAGGTCGACCTGGAGGGCTCCGAGCCGGAGGTGGTGCTGCCGGAGTCGTACGTGGAGCCGCTCGGGTTCGACGCGGCCGAGGACGCCGTCGGGGCGACGGTGACGCTCGCGGTGACGGACGCCGAGGGCACGCAGAGCACGGTCGACGCGACCGTGGTCGGGGTGGCGGCGCCCGGGCTGGTCTCTCTGACCGGCGCGGTGCCGAACGACGCGCTGACGCTCGCTCTGGCCGACCTGCAGCAGGTCGGCGTGCCGGACGACCAGGAGCCGACGTACGCGTCGGCCTCGGTGTGGTTCGACGCGACCGCGGGCGAGGAGCACGAGGCCGCGGTGGTCGAGGCGCTCGACGACGCGGGGTACACGGCCACGACGCTGGAGGACCAGCTCGGCACGTTCACGTCGGTGATCGACACGATCGTGCTGGTGCTCAACGGGTTCGCGATCATCGCGCTGGTGGCCGCGGGCATCGGGATCATCAACACGCTGTTCATGTCGGTGCAGGAGCGCACCCGTGAGATCGGCCTGATGAAGGCGATGGGCCTGGCCAGCGGGCGGGTGTTCGCGCTGTTCTCGCTGGAGGCGGTGACGATCGGCCTCGTCGGCAGCGCGGTCGGCGTGCTCGCGGCGATGGGCGCGGCGCAGGTCATCGGCGTGGCGCTGGCGGACTCCCTGCTGGCCGACCTGCCGGGCCTGACGCTCGTCGCGTTCGACCCGGTGTCCGTGGTCGCCGTGGTGGTCGGGGTGATGGCGATCGCGTTCCTCGCCGGCACCCTGCCCGCGCTGCGCGCGGCCCGCCAGGACCCGATCGAGTCCCTCCGCTACGAGTGA